From Rhodovastum atsumiense, a single genomic window includes:
- a CDS encoding 2-dehydro-3-deoxy-6-phosphogalactonate aldolase, with protein sequence MSLQTYMDRLPLIAILRGVTPEEVEPIGQALADAGFAIIEVPLNSPRPLESIARLHRIFGESVLVGAGTVTRPEDAAAVAAAGGRIAVMPHADTAVIRAAKAAGMACTPGIATPTEGFAALAAGADALKLFPAELMGPPVLKALRSVFPKGTAFLPVGGITPDTMHPYLAAGAAGFGLGSALYQPGFDAAAVAARARAFVASWQSLRAAPAA encoded by the coding sequence ATGTCGTTGCAGACCTACATGGACCGCCTGCCGCTGATCGCCATCCTGCGCGGCGTCACCCCGGAGGAGGTGGAGCCGATCGGACAGGCCCTGGCCGATGCGGGCTTCGCCATCATCGAGGTGCCGCTGAATTCGCCGCGCCCGCTGGAGAGCATCGCCCGGCTGCACCGGATCTTCGGCGAGAGCGTGCTGGTCGGCGCCGGCACCGTCACCCGTCCGGAGGACGCGGCGGCGGTGGCGGCGGCGGGCGGGCGCATCGCCGTCATGCCGCATGCCGATACCGCGGTGATCCGCGCCGCCAAGGCCGCGGGGATGGCCTGCACCCCCGGCATCGCCACCCCCACCGAAGGCTTCGCTGCCCTCGCGGCCGGCGCCGACGCGCTGAAGCTGTTCCCGGCCGAACTGATGGGCCCGCCGGTGCTGAAGGCCCTGCGCAGCGTCTTTCCGAAAGGCACCGCCTTCCTGCCGGTGGGCGGCATCACGCCGGACACCATGCATCCCTATCTCGCCGCCGGGGCCGCCGGTTTCGGCCTCGGCTCGGCACTGTATCAGCCCGGATTCGATGCAGCCGCGGTCGCCGCCCGCGCCCGCGCCTTCGTCGCGTCCTGGCAAAGCCTGCGGGCGGCGCCCGCCGCCTGA